The genomic stretch CCAATGATTTGAATATCTCCGCCTCTTCACTAAATCACAGCAGTACACCAGATGAATGGCGCGCTGCAAGCCTAGAACTAGAAAACTCTACTGAAAAAATCGCCCTGCTATGCGTCGACGATGTGGATCATTTAGATGAATTTGGCCAAGGGGCCTTATTCAGAATCCACAATCTCATCAAAGACTCTCGACTACAAGTCTTGATCACCACAAGTTCGCTGCCTCCGGCAAGCCTAAGGCTTAGAGATGACTTAAGAACTCGTTTGGCATGGGGTTTGGTGTTTCAAATGCATACCTTAGCGGATGCAGAAAAATTAAATGCTTTAGAAAAAGCCGCAAGTGCTAGGGGACTTAATTTATCTAGCGATGTGGCGCCTTGGCTATTAAGGCACTTTCATCGTGACATGCCAAGCTTAATGGCTCTTCTAGAAGCTCTTGATGTCTACTCCCTAGAAACCAAGAGGGCGGTTACCCTGCCGCTAGTAAAAGAAATGCTAGCTCCTAAAAATGAAACATAATTACGGGATATGACACAACTAGCTTTATTCGATTTAGACCACACCCTCCTGCCCGTTGATAGTGATCACGAGTGGGGACGCTTCCTAGTCAAGATTGGGGTGGTTGATTCTGATCATTACGCCCGTGAAAATGAACGTTTCTACGCTGACTACAAAGCCGGTCGCCTTGATATATATGGTTTTCTTGCCTTTGCACTAAAACCACTATCGGAGCACAGTAGAGAGCAATTAAATATTTGGCATCAACAATTTATGCAAGAAATTATCTTGCCGAATTTACGCCAAAGCGCTTTAGATTTAGTTAAAAAACATCAAGAT from Polynucleobacter sp. MWH-Spelu-300-X4 encodes the following:
- the hda gene encoding DnaA regulatory inactivator Hda, with the protein product MTKSKVFPRQTTLDLGHAPEVRLSTFIPTGNENLISALQALGKTWESATSSAPRFDQRLIHAWGPSGSGRTHILQAMVAKANDLNISASSLNHSSTPDEWRAASLELENSTEKIALLCVDDVDHLDEFGQGALFRIHNLIKDSRLQVLITTSSLPPASLRLRDDLRTRLAWGLVFQMHTLADAEKLNALEKAASARGLNLSSDVAPWLLRHFHRDMPSLMALLEALDVYSLETKRAVTLPLVKEMLAPKNET